A genomic stretch from Nitrospirota bacterium includes:
- a CDS encoding 4Fe-4S dicluster domain-containing protein codes for MREYVQNIYDAVSSTLKGMAITWRNFVRTPVTIEYPDADIKGSSASQWARDYFSEVLGRLEKDYTQFLSPMAARYRGFLTVDIPSCISCRICETACPISCIVIDDVKTEKRVVKAMDGEDTTKLRDPVRFDIDIGKCMFCGLCVEPCPTGSIFFTKEFELPVPEINGLLFKFVSDRQVRETRERAAKAAAAKPAPKPPAPVAPPAPATTAPPATSTPSPTHAS; via the coding sequence ATGCGTGAATATGTCCAGAACATCTACGATGCCGTGTCCTCCACCCTCAAGGGCATGGCGATCACGTGGAGAAACTTTGTGCGGACACCCGTGACGATCGAATACCCCGACGCCGACATCAAAGGATCTTCCGCCTCCCAGTGGGCGCGCGACTATTTTTCCGAGGTTCTCGGCCGCCTGGAGAAAGACTACACTCAGTTCCTTTCACCGATGGCCGCGCGGTACCGCGGCTTCCTGACCGTCGACATCCCGAGCTGTATCTCCTGCCGGATCTGTGAAACGGCCTGTCCCATCAGTTGTATCGTCATCGACGACGTGAAAACGGAAAAGCGCGTCGTGAAGGCCATGGATGGGGAGGACACCACCAAGCTGCGCGATCCGGTCCGGTTCGATATCGACATCGGCAAGTGCATGTTCTGCGGTTTGTGCGTGGAGCCCTGTCCCACAGGATCGATATTCTTCACAAAGGAATTCGAACTGCCCGTCCCGGAGATCAACGGCCTCCTTTTCAAATTCGTGAGCGACCGACAGGTCCGGGAAACTCGGGAACGCGCGGCCAAAGCAGCCGCCGCGAAACCGGCTCCCAAGCCCCCGGCGCCCGTCGCGCCCCCCGCACCGGCCACCACCGCACCACCGGCGACATCCACTCCATCACCCACTCATGCGTCGTAG
- a CDS encoding ribose-phosphate pyrophosphokinase, with protein sequence MEKLVLFAGNSCRALAERIARYLSVPLGDSEVTRFPDGEVQAEIRESVRGADVYIIQSTSTPVNENLMELMVMADALKRASAGRITAVLPYFGYARQDRIVAPRAPISARLVANLMTASGIDHVLALDLHSGQIQGFFDIPCDNLFATPVLLDYIRRSFETRDLVIVSPDAGGAQRARVYAKHLQVPLAIVDKRRERPGEAQVMHVIGDVAERTAIMLDDMVDTAGTLAQGAEAMMTNGAKAVYACATHPVLSYPAVDRIEKSPLKELIVTDSVPLRESGAVSKKIKVLSVAPLLGAAIKRIHLNESLSDLYN encoded by the coding sequence ATGGAAAAGCTGGTTCTCTTCGCGGGAAACTCGTGCCGGGCACTGGCCGAGCGGATCGCGCGTTACCTGAGTGTGCCGCTCGGGGACAGCGAGGTCACGCGGTTTCCTGACGGCGAGGTCCAGGCCGAAATCCGGGAAAGCGTTCGCGGCGCGGACGTCTATATCATCCAGTCCACCTCCACCCCCGTCAATGAGAACCTGATGGAGCTGATGGTCATGGCCGATGCCCTCAAGCGGGCCAGCGCGGGACGCATCACCGCGGTGCTCCCGTATTTCGGGTATGCCCGACAGGACCGGATCGTCGCCCCACGCGCCCCGATCTCCGCACGTTTGGTGGCGAATCTCATGACGGCCTCCGGCATCGATCACGTGCTTGCCTTGGATCTGCATTCAGGCCAGATCCAGGGGTTTTTCGACATTCCGTGCGACAATCTTTTTGCCACTCCCGTCTTGCTCGACTACATCCGGCGGAGTTTTGAGACGAGGGATCTCGTAATCGTATCGCCCGACGCGGGCGGCGCTCAGAGGGCTCGCGTATATGCGAAACACCTCCAAGTGCCTTTGGCGATCGTGGACAAGCGGCGCGAGAGGCCCGGCGAGGCCCAGGTGATGCACGTGATCGGGGACGTGGCGGAGCGCACGGCCATCATGCTCGATGACATGGTGGACACGGCCGGGACCCTCGCCCAGGGCGCAGAGGCGATGATGACCAACGGAGCCAAGGCCGTGTACGCGTGCGCCACCCATCCGGTCCTCTCCTACCCGGCGGTGGATCGGATCGAGAAGTCTCCCCTGAAGGAATTGATCGTGACGGACTCGGTCCCTCTGCGGGAATCCGGCGCCGTTTCGAAGAAGATCAAGGTGCTCAGCGTGGCGCCGCTCCTCGGAGCGGCCATCAAGCGGATTCACCTCAACGAATCCCTCAGCGACCTGTACAACTAA
- a CDS encoding 50S ribosomal protein L25 gives MESNVPLALKAKPRAQAGKGALRKVRREGFVPAILYGPETKPSTISVSNHEMKMLLQRGVSTHNPIELRIENGAVSSRRVLIRDINYDPVWGDLVHIDFYEIPKNRPIEVLIPIQTKGVPVGVADGGVMQWPIRKLLVECRPDAIPGVIEIDVTPLAKGDSLHASDLPLPAGVRLAERKNPTIVTVLMPKEEEALKKPEEVAAVAAEGAPAVGGAPAAAAPTAGAEAPAKGGEKAAAGKAAPAKAPAAGKAATAGKPAAAGKAAGEKPAKGK, from the coding sequence ATGGAATCGAATGTCCCCCTCGCGTTAAAGGCCAAGCCCCGCGCTCAGGCCGGAAAGGGCGCCCTGCGCAAGGTGCGCCGGGAGGGATTCGTCCCGGCCATTCTCTACGGTCCCGAGACGAAACCCTCGACGATCTCGGTGTCCAACCACGAGATGAAAATGTTGCTCCAAAGAGGGGTGTCCACGCACAATCCCATCGAGCTCCGGATCGAGAACGGCGCGGTCTCCTCGCGACGAGTGCTGATTCGGGACATCAACTACGACCCCGTTTGGGGGGACCTCGTCCACATCGATTTCTACGAAATTCCAAAGAATCGGCCCATTGAGGTGCTGATTCCGATCCAGACGAAGGGAGTGCCCGTGGGGGTTGCGGACGGTGGCGTGATGCAATGGCCGATCCGAAAACTTTTGGTGGAATGCCGGCCGGACGCCATACCGGGTGTCATTGAGATCGACGTGACCCCTTTGGCGAAAGGGGACTCGCTCCATGCGTCCGATCTCCCGCTTCCGGCGGGCGTCAGGTTGGCGGAGCGGAAGAACCCCACCATTGTCACCGTGCTGATGCCGAAGGAAGAGGAGGCCCTCAAGAAGCCCGAAGAGGTCGCGGCGGTGGCCGCGGAGGGAGCGCCCGCGGTGGGAGGAGCACCGGCTGCCGCGGCTCCAACGGCGGGTGCGGAAGCGCCGGCCAAGGGTGGGGAGAAGGCGGCGGCGGGGAAAGCCGCACCGGCGAAGGCACCGGCTGCCGGAAAGGCCGCCACGGCGGGCAAGCCCGCGGCGGCAGGGAAGGCCGCAGGCGAGAAGCCGGCCAAGGGGAAATAG
- a CDS encoding threonine synthase translates to MLGLICRECGKSYGEAPVHVCEFCLGPLEVKYDYNVIARTFNRKTIEHRPHSMWRYQELLPLQGDPRVGTFTGFTPLVRARNLGDLLGLSNLYVKNDTVCAPSLSFKDRVVSVAHSKAIEFGFKVVACASTGNLANSVAANAAAAKLECYVFIPADLEQGKVLGTGIFGARVIGILGAYDDVNKLCSEIAGRYGWAFVNINIRPYYAEGSKTFGLEIAEQLGWRLPDHVIVPMAGGSLITKIGKSFKELVELGLVKKQAVRIHGTQPVGCSPIVTAFKEGATFFKPVKKPDTIAKSLAIGNPADGFYALKTMRESGGGAESATDPEIVRAIQDLAQTEGIFGETAAGVTVAGTRKLIETGKIGRDDLVVISVTGNGLKTQEAVAPAVPKPVVIKPSLREFEALLKGEPSAPKPMAAHPAAS, encoded by the coding sequence ATCCTGGGATTGATTTGCCGTGAGTGCGGAAAGTCGTACGGCGAGGCGCCCGTCCACGTTTGCGAGTTCTGCCTCGGCCCGCTCGAAGTGAAGTACGACTATAACGTCATCGCCCGCACGTTCAATCGGAAGACGATAGAACACCGCCCCCATTCGATGTGGCGGTATCAGGAGCTCCTCCCCCTCCAGGGAGACCCCCGCGTCGGCACGTTCACGGGCTTTACCCCGCTGGTGCGGGCCCGGAATCTGGGAGACCTCCTCGGCCTATCCAACCTTTACGTCAAGAATGACACCGTGTGCGCTCCCAGCCTTTCGTTCAAGGACCGGGTGGTGTCTGTGGCGCACTCGAAAGCGATCGAATTCGGGTTCAAAGTGGTCGCCTGCGCCTCCACCGGCAACTTGGCCAATTCCGTCGCCGCGAACGCGGCCGCCGCCAAGCTCGAATGCTACGTCTTCATCCCGGCCGACCTGGAACAGGGGAAGGTCCTCGGAACGGGCATCTTCGGCGCCCGCGTCATCGGCATCCTCGGCGCGTATGACGACGTCAACAAGCTGTGCAGCGAAATAGCCGGGCGGTACGGTTGGGCCTTCGTCAACATCAACATTCGACCCTATTATGCGGAAGGATCAAAGACGTTTGGGCTGGAAATTGCGGAGCAACTCGGATGGCGCCTGCCGGACCATGTGATCGTGCCCATGGCGGGAGGATCGCTCATCACCAAGATCGGGAAGTCTTTCAAGGAACTCGTTGAGCTCGGCCTCGTCAAAAAACAGGCCGTCCGCATTCACGGCACACAGCCTGTGGGCTGTTCCCCCATCGTCACGGCGTTCAAAGAGGGCGCCACCTTCTTCAAGCCCGTGAAGAAGCCCGATACCATCGCCAAGTCCCTTGCCATCGGGAACCCGGCGGATGGATTCTATGCCTTGAAGACCATGCGTGAGTCCGGGGGGGGGGCCGAGAGCGCGACCGACCCTGAGATCGTACGGGCCATCCAGGATCTGGCTCAGACCGAAGGAATTTTTGGAGAGACAGCGGCCGGGGTGACCGTGGCGGGCACGCGCAAACTCATCGAAACGGGGAAAATCGGGCGGGACGATCTCGTCGTTATCTCCGTGACGGGAAACGGTCTCAAGACTCAGGAGGCCGTCGCCCCGGCGGTGCCCAAGCCCGTCGTCATCAAACCCTCGCTCCGCGAATTTGAGGCGCTGCTCAAGGGCGAACCCTCCGCCCCGAAACCCATGGCAGCCCATCCCGCCGCATCCTGA
- the sat gene encoding sulfate adenylyltransferase produces MKPTRKKARTSPGFSLGLPHGGTLISRIVQGKEADSVRRHSEKLPLLLLNRRQTSDLELIANGGFSPLTGFMGEDDYQSVLKNMTLANGRVWSLPIVLDVPQAFFDKTKLNSPIALAAPEGARPVGLMAVQEKFVRKLPEEAETAFGTGDAAHPGVKAVLDSSEHVLAGPVTLFEALPHDDFSAYRLPPAETRRIFQERKWNSVVGFQTRNPVHRAHEYLQKCAMEVVDGLFLHPLVGETKSDDIPADVRMRCYEVLLEKYYPAGRVLLGVNPSYMRYGGPREAVFHALLRKNFGCTHFIVGRDHAGVGNYYGTFDAQNLLKTIPVEALGIQPLYFDNTFYCYECENFASEKTCPHDVSHRLALSGTKVRELLRAGQSLPREFTRPEVANVLRGAYQS; encoded by the coding sequence ATGAAACCCACCCGAAAGAAAGCTCGAACATCCCCTGGATTCTCGCTGGGGCTTCCTCACGGAGGCACGCTCATCTCTCGAATCGTCCAGGGGAAGGAGGCCGATTCCGTCCGCCGGCATTCTGAGAAACTGCCTCTCCTCCTCCTGAACCGGCGACAGACCTCCGATCTGGAACTCATCGCCAACGGCGGGTTCAGTCCGCTGACCGGCTTCATGGGAGAGGACGACTACCAGTCGGTCCTCAAGAACATGACTCTGGCGAACGGGAGGGTCTGGAGCCTTCCGATTGTGCTGGATGTGCCGCAGGCGTTTTTCGATAAGACCAAACTAAACTCGCCCATCGCGCTGGCGGCGCCGGAGGGAGCGCGCCCGGTGGGCCTCATGGCCGTTCAGGAGAAGTTCGTCCGGAAACTTCCGGAGGAAGCTGAAACGGCCTTCGGCACGGGGGACGCTGCGCATCCCGGGGTGAAAGCGGTTCTTGATTCCAGCGAGCACGTTCTCGCCGGGCCCGTGACCCTGTTCGAGGCGCTGCCGCATGATGACTTCAGTGCCTACCGCCTCCCTCCAGCGGAAACGCGCCGGATTTTTCAGGAACGGAAGTGGAACTCCGTGGTGGGATTCCAGACACGAAACCCCGTGCATCGCGCCCATGAGTATCTCCAGAAGTGCGCCATGGAAGTGGTGGACGGATTGTTTCTTCATCCCCTCGTCGGCGAGACCAAATCGGACGACATCCCTGCGGATGTCAGGATGCGTTGTTATGAAGTGCTGCTCGAAAAATACTACCCGGCCGGCCGTGTCTTGCTCGGCGTCAATCCCTCCTACATGCGCTATGGCGGGCCACGGGAAGCGGTTTTCCATGCCCTGCTCCGGAAGAATTTCGGGTGCACGCATTTCATCGTCGGGCGCGATCACGCCGGGGTGGGAAACTACTATGGGACATTCGATGCCCAGAATCTGCTCAAGACCATCCCCGTTGAAGCACTCGGCATCCAGCCCCTCTACTTCGACAACACCTTCTACTGCTACGAGTGCGAGAACTTCGCCTCCGAGAAGACGTGTCCCCACGACGTTTCCCACCGGCTCGCCCTGAGCGGCACGAAGGTGAGGGAGCTTCTTCGCGCGGGCCAATCCCTCCCGCGGGAATTCACGCGTCCGGAAGTGGCGAACGTTCTACGCGGGGCGTATCAGTCCTAG